The genomic DNA AGCGAAGATAAAGATCCGCTTATAATAATTTGGGTGATATGGGTGGAGACTTTAGTTTCCAACTGGCTTGTGGTGCAGGTCTACGCCTAAGTTCAATAGACCACGTTTCATTTCCACAACGGAAATGCTTTTCGAGCCGAATTTCTCTTTAAGATAATCCAGGGCGGCCTGGTTATCAATGAGATCCCCACAGGTAAACACGTCAACGGCACAGTAGCCGTATTCGGGCCAGGTATGAATCGCAAAGTGGGACTCACTAACAACAACCACGCCGCTCACTCCATACGGACTGAACCTATGAAAAACCGACTTAATGGTCGTGGCACCTGACAGGTCAACGGACTTTAACATAATGTCCTCAACTAATTCGTGGTTGTTAATGGTTTCATAATCGCAGTCATAAAACTCGGCGATTACATGTTTTCCCAATGCGTTCAATTCCTCGGCACCTCCAGAAAAAACAAATAGATTAAGAATCGAGAATGATTTTTACTATATTTTTTTGTCAACCCTGACTGTAAATTTTATTTTATTTTTTTGGACTTTTATCCGAGGCACATTCCTACAAAAAGAACGGAAAAATGTTTCCGGTTCCCCGCCTCGATTAAACTCAGGGGCAAGGATTTAAACCCGGAAGACCCGATTCTCGTAATCAAAATGATAAAAAGAAAGATTCAACTCTCCTGGAAGAACGTTAGCCTATTCTCCTTAAGCCTCATTGGAACCTCCTGGCTCGGTTTCAGCGTTTGGAATTACTGGAACAACGCGAAGAGCGATCCTTGGAAGCGCTCTGCGGATTCTCCAGCGCGTCTTTTAGCGGAGAAGAACGGGAAATTGATACTCTTTCTTATAGAACCGGAGACTTGTTTCGATTGTAAGGAGATCCGAATCGTCCTTGAGGATTTACCGGAGCTTAAGAATCGATTCGTCTTCGATTCGATCGGAGAAAAAGAGGACCCGACCCGTTACGAGGCGATTTCTTTAGACGATCGATATTCGGAAGAATTGGAAGCGTTAGCGAACGGACGCGGCGCTTGGGGTGTGAAAAACGTCTCGGACGAAATTCTATTCCTCAAGAAAGGTGTTCCGGGAATCAAAGAAGGAACGATTCTTCTTGAATTGGCCGAGAAGAATCGTTTTCGATCGAAGGAAGAAGAAAGTTTGAAACAGCCTTGAGGGCTTATCGAAAAGATTCCTTAAGCCTTGTAGGAATTTAAGAACTCGGCGATGGAATTCTTATCCTTTTCCAATGAATGTTTGTGCACTTCTTCGATCACCGCTTCGATCGCGGCTCCCATCAGAAACACTCCGGACTTCACTTCCACGTCATAACTTCTTTCGGATTGATCGGGACCTAATTCCTTATAAACGGAAACGCCGCTGATCTTTACGATGTTTTCGTTTCCGGGAGGAGCCAACGTAAACTCGTGTGTGTTCGTATCGAGATTGAACGTGGAGTTTTCCAATAAGGACGGATCCGAAAGAAGGGTCGCAAGTACCTTAGGCATGGACTCGGCCAGCTTCACCTTGCGTTTTTGATAGACCAAGTTTCCGTCCTTTTTCTCTTCTAAAAGTTCTACGTTCTTCAATTCTGGAAATTTATCCAAATATTTATAACGGTCTTCTCTCGCTTTTAAAAGATCCTTCAATGGAACTGGAAATTGTTGAACTACCTTATATTTCATCCGGGCCTCTTGATGAGTTTTCCGCGCGTTTACGGTTGCAACGCTCGGTTTTCCAATCCAGTAAATAAAAAACTATAGGAAGAATTTGCAAGACATTAATTCTGGTAGGAAGGTCTTTGGTTGGAATTCGATGAAAGAAATTGCTTCTTCCTGGGTTGAAATCTCAAAACGTTCGTTGCGCAACAACTTGAATCATTTTCGGTCCATTCTCGGATCGGAATCCGTTCTTACGGCGATTCTCAAGTCGAACGCATACGGTCACGGCCTGGAACCGATGACCCGTCTTTGTATCGAAGAAGGTGTTTCGCGTATCGGAGTCAATTCTCTCGAAGAGGCTCTGCAGATCCGCGAGATCGATTCCAAAATTCCAATACTCATCATGGGTGAAATCCAAAACCCCCAAAAACAAAAGGACGTTTTGTCCGATCAGAATTTTTGGATTATTTTTTCGAGACCGGAAACCGCGAAGATTCTTTCTTCATTCGATCCCGCGCCGAAACTCCATCTCAAAGTGGATACCGGAATGGGAAGACTGGGAAGTCACGGAGACGCCCTCAAAAACACGTTAGACGAACTCAAGAAAGAAGGAATCAAACTCGACGGGATCTGCACTCATTTCGCGAGCACGGAAGACGTATTAGAACATAAATATTCTCTAATGCAGATATCCAAGTTCGAAGAGGCGGTGAAACTCGCGGAGTCCTTCGGTTATAAGAATTTAATCCGACATACATGCGCTTCGGCTTCGACGATGTTGTTCTCGAACGCACATTATGAAATGGTGAGAATCGGAATCTCCTTATACGGTCTTTGGCCGAGTATGCAGACCCGTTTGTCCTTGAATTTAAACGGAAATAAGAATTTTCAGCTGAGTCCGGTTCTTTCGTGGAAAACAAGAATCGCACACATTCAAAATCATCCCGCAAACAGTTATATCGGATACGGTTCCACGTTTCAAACCTCGTACCCCACGAAGGTAGCGGTCGTTCCGGTCGGTTACTACGAAGGATTGGATCGAAAACTTTCCAGCAACGGAGACATGTTGATTCTCGGCAAACGCGCGAGAATCCTCGGAAGAATCTGCATGAACATGACGATGCTCGACGTTACGCATATTCCCGGCGCGGAAGTGGGAAGCGTCGTAACGATCGTCGGCGCCGACGGGGAAGAATCCGTAACGGCCGACGACATCGCGGATAGAACTCATACGATCAACTACGAGATTACCACAAGAATCAGCGAATCCATCCCCAGGATTGTTGTAGACTAGAAACTATTCGTTTCTTAGCGTATCTTGTACCGAAAAGAATTTCCTAAAATACAAACAGGGGCCGCATGCAAGAGACCTCCCTTACTTCCAAAAATTCCGATACAACCCAAGTCGTTTATTCCACGAAAACTTATGATTGGCTGATCAGCCTCGTTTATAGAACCAGAGGAATTTTGTTCGATTCGATCGACGAATATTTTTCGGAAACCAATCACGATCGAATTTTAAAAGCGCACTACCCCACCGTCATCATCGGAAATCACGTCGAAGAAGGAGACGTTCCGGCTCTCGCCGTGATTCATAGAGTCATTCAACCGAAGATCAAGTTTGCGATTCCCGCAAGAGAGGACATCTTAAAAAAGAATTTCTTGGTAAAAGAATTCCGTCCTAAGGGAACGTTAAAACTCATCTTCGGATTCATCGATAAAACGAATTTGATTCCCGTGTTCTTAAGATACATCGGATGTTTTCCAGTCAAACGTCCGTTCCGCGATAATGCGAGAGAACTTTTGAAAAGCGGCGAACTCAGAAACATGGTGGATCAGGAATGGAGCACGTTAGTCGAAAGAGTGACTTCCGGCAGAAACTTATTCATGTTTCCGGAAGGAACCTTCAATCACGACGGCTATTTGAATCAGATCAAAAAGGGCGTCTACTTTATCCGTACGAAGATCAAGGACGTTCATTTTATTTCGTTCACTCTTACTTACGATTATATCTCCGCTAAAAAAACCCAACTTCATATCGCTTATGGGGAGAATTTCGACATCTCCGAAAACGCGAACAGCGACGAGGTCGCCAACATCGTAAAGGAAAGACTGGGTAAGAATTACGTCGCAACTTCGGGAAATCTACTTTCCATGATTCTAATGCAATTGGGAACCGAGGCTTCGGTCGGTAAGGATATATTGTTCAAACGTCTGCAGAACTTCGCGGCCGAGGTGAGAAAAAAAGGAAAGGAAATTCACGTTTCCGGTAAGTTATTCTCCTCTCATCTGGAAGACGCGTTCCAACACGTTCTCAAAGTCGGCTTGGACAATAAACTTCTAAAGCTCGACGGAAACGGAAAGGTGCTCGGCACGGACAAACTTCTTCATAAGGAAGGTGATACGAGAAATTTAAGAAAGAAGAACGTATTCTTGTATCACGCAAACCAACTTACGTATCACAAACCCGAGTTGGATAAGATTCTTCTTTCTCTAACTTAATCAAGGAACAAAAATCAGAATGGGATTTTGGAAGCGTCTGTTTTCGCCAAAAAAAGAATATCGATCGGCGGCAAAAGAATGGATCGAAAATTCTGAAAGGGTTCAAAAAAGTATTCATCGGGTTTTTGATTTTCTATTCGATTCCACTTTGAAGGAATTGATGCCCGAAAAAATTTCCATCTCCTTGGAACCGATCGGAGGATTGAAAATTCCGGAAGAAAAGGTGAGAATCATCCTGCAAGGACTCGACATGCAGGCCATTCTTCCGTTCAACTCCGTGTCCGAAGCGATGACCGCCGAAACTCAGGAAGCGATTCTCGAACTCGCGGCGGGAACCGTAGCGGCTCCGTCGAAAATTTTTCTGATGAAGGTTCTCAATCAATCTCCGATCCAGGAGATGTTCTCTCAAGGTCTGGAAAAGATATTAGTAGAATTTAATAAGAAGCTCAATCCTCTCGCGGGAGTTTTTCAAGCCGCCGGTTTTGAAAAACAAATCTCCGGTTTTCTCGGAACCTTACTTCCCGGTTTTACGGAAAAGATGGCCGAGGTGCTTCACACTTCTTCGGAAAGCGAAGCGGGTAAGGCTCTTCTTAGAAACACTTTGAAGATTCTTTTTCAAACTGGTTTTGCGGACATCGGTCATCTGGAATCCGCGGATCTCAGAAAACATCTTGAGAAATTGAGAACCGCCGTAGCGAACGATCCTCTTTTGGAAAAGAGTATCGAAAAATTTTACGAGAATTTTAGGGACGCGGTCTTAAACGAATACAGAGGTGAAACTCTGAAAGAATTTTTAGGTTACTCCGAAGACGAATATATCCGATTCAGGGACGCGGTTTCCAAAACGACGGCGCAAAACATTCTTGCCATTCATAAACAAAAACCTCTGACTGGGCTTGTATCCGGACTTCTGGAGGACGTGCTCGGTTGAAAAAGGTGATCAATCAGATCGGAAAGGCTTTGGAGTATCTGGACAAACTGGGTACCGGAAAATCCTTTCAACTGTTTCGTTCTCTCGGTTACGAAAAATTATATTCGCTTTCCGAGAAGGTGGATCACAAAACCCTTCTTTATATCAGTCAGAATCTGGACGAGAAAACGATCGTCGAATTTCTAAATAGAATTCCGGAAGAAACGCTCGTCACTCTTCTGTCGACGGTTCGTCCCGGAGACATTACATATTTTGCAAATAGTATTCCTATGGACGATCTCGTCCTATTATCCACTTCGATTCCGGCGGTCGACATCGCGGAGATGTCCTTAAAAACCGGCAAAGAATCCTCCGCGGAACTTTTAAAGAACATAGGAACTCGGAAGTCGATCGATTTGTTAAACGAAGTCGGAATTCAGAACTTCATCGAACTTTCTCTCAAGATTCCGCCGACTCAGTTGATTCCGGTGATACGAGAATTAACTCCGCAACAATCGGGAGTTTGGATTCGTAAAAGAGGAATCGGAGATATTCCGAGATTGATCGAAGCATTCGGTGTTCAGAATCTTCTGGTTTTTTTACGAACCCTCGGTTTTGAAAAGAACATTCATATCATGGACGTTCTCGGTTTGGAAGAATTGATCGAACTCGCTTATACGATTTCGGGTATGAAACTTCCGGGCAAGAAGCCCTCTTCCGATAAAAACTCAAAAAGTTCTCGTAGCGGTTCCGGAAGTTCTTCCAAAAAAACTCCGAAAAAGAAAACGAAGGCGAAGAAGAAATCCTCTTCCGCATCCAAGAAAAAAAGAAAACCGGGCAAATCCGTCTAACGCGGTTTTAGTCCAATAAACGAACCAGATTGGCCTCGTCTCGCACGTAGATTTTTTTCTTATCCACTTCGATCCATCCTCTACATTTCAGATCGGATAAGGTGCGAACCAAAGTCTCCGTAGTAACCCCTATGATCGAAGCGAGCACTTCTCTCGTAAACGTGAGTTCGATTTCGGAACCTTCTTCCTTCATCCTATCCAAAAGATATTCGGCGACCTGCGCGTGTACTTGACGGGTTCCCATCGAGTAGATCTTATTTTCCGCGTCGCGACTTTCACACGCGATCTTGTCGAAAACGAGATTCCTAAATTCGGAATCCGTCTGCAAAAGAAGTCTGAACTCCGATTCGGAAACGAATTGAACTTCCGTGTCCTCCAAGGCCACCGCGTTGTGTAGATGTTTCCCCTCGCCGAACGTATCTCTGAGCCCGACCCAACTTCCTTTATAATGAATTCTGAATGTTTGTTGTTTGTCCGAATTCTTAACGGCTCTGTAGGATCGAACCGCTCCGGTTAGAATCACGTAAAATCCGGAAGAATTCTCCATTTCTCGAAACAGAATTTCGCCCTTTGTATAAGTTCGAATCTTACGATCGAAATTGGAATTCACCAATCGTAAGGGTTCTTTTTTATCCTTCGATGCGTTTTCCGAAATCGGCGCGGCGCTGATTTTGAGTGCGTTCATGGATTTCTCCTTCCTTGGCTTTATTGATACCCTTTTCCGAGGTTTCCGTCAATGGGCGACGGGGTATGAAGCGGATTGAGACGGTTTTCGGCGGATTGAGCGGAGAAAAATCGGTTTTCACGGTGCAAACTCATTCGGCGAATTCTAAAATTCTCCGTTTCGGATCCGCGAACCAACGAAGAACGACGTCCGAAACCATTTCCCATTTTTGCGGTTCGTCAAAATGACCCGGTGAACCCGGTATGGAATAAAGACGTTTGATCGGAGAATCGATCCGATTCAATAGAACTTGATTGGATGCGATCGCGCGAAAATCGAGGGCGCCTACGATGTTCAGCAAGGGTGCGTGACTGAATACGACGTTCAAGGGAAGAGGACCGTCTCCGATCAATACGAGACTTTCGATCTCTCCTTTCAAAACGGAAGCGGCTCGAAATACCCGTTCGGAAACGTTCGAAAGACTTAAGTAAGCGAATTTTAAGTTTTTGGTTTCGGGAAGAATTCTTAGCTGTCTCGTCGTGGCGATCAATCGATCGGCTAACAACGATTCGTCGAAACGATTGGCGGAGATTCTTTTTTCGTCCTCGGTCAAAAGTTCCGAGATGAACAGGGTCGCCACTCCGTGTTCGTCCAGGTTTTGACGAAGTTGAACGAATCGATCCTTATATTTTTCTCCCCTTTCACCGAATACGAAGATCACGAGCAATTCCGTTTTTTCGGGAAGACGCAAATCTCCCGTGATATCGATCTGATTGACTCGAAAGGCCAGTGTTTTCGTTGAATCGTCGTCTCGTTTCATAAAGATCGAATCGATATCGTAACTCATGAAAAAAAGAAGGTCAACGCGGGAAGGGATATGTTGCAAACGGACGGGATTTTCGGTGAACTGAGAGGGTAAAAAACGGAATCGACTTCGGAACAGAATTCGCGTTAGACGTCATCGCCTAAACTTCTATACTTAAGTTATAGAAGTTCTTTGATCTTAGAGATGTATTTTCTTCCCACGGGGAGTTGTGTTTCTTCCTCGTCCTTGAGATACACCGAATAATTTCCCATGTTATCGCTTTGAAGATGGGAAAGTTTTTCCAAGTTGATGATGTATTGTTTGTAGATTCTTAAAAATCGAGTCGGAGGAAGTTTCGTTTCGAGACTTTTTAAGGACTTATAGGTTACGTATTCCCTCGCGTCCGTGTGAACCAAACTGAAGTTGTCTCGGGAAGAGATATAATTGATGTCCTTGTAAGGGATCAGGAAGTGATTTTCCTTTTCGAGAATAAAAAGACCGTGTTCGTTAAATACGTTCTTAGGCGTTGGCTCCTCGACCTTTTCCAAAAATTGGATCGCACGATCGACCGCTTTGTAAAAACGTTCCTTCGAAAAAGGTTTGAGAAGATAGTCGATGGCGCCCAATTCGAACGCTTCGATCGCCTTATCTTTTAAAGCGGTTATAAAAATCACGTAAGGCGAAATCTCAAGTCGTTCCAAAATTTCCAATCCGGAAAGAAGAGGAAGATTGATGTCGAAAAAAGCGAGGTCGACCGTTTCCGATTGGAGATATTCCAAGGCTTCCTCTCCGTCCTTTGCGACCTTACAAAGTTTCAGTTCGGGACGAGAAAGACAAAAGTTGACGAGGAGTTCCCGAGTCGGGGCTTCGTCCTCGACGATTACGGTTCTCCATTCTTTATTCGCGTTTGCCATCGATGATCAAATCGGAAAGTTTTTCGTTGTTCGGTTTATCGAAGGTAACGGTGACGATCGTTCCGCCTTCGGGGTGATTTTCCATTTTAACTTCCGAATCGTAAAGATAAAATTTAAGACGATCCGATATGTTCGCCAAAGTACGGGAATGAATCGTTTCCGATTTGAGTCCGACTCCGTCGTCTCGGATGAGAATATGGGTTTTACTTCCTTCGATAAACGCCTTCACGTGAATCGTCCCGCGTCCTTTTTTATTTCTCAAACCGTGAAGATAAGAATTCTCCACTATGGGTTGAAGAGTCAAAGGAGGAAGTTGACATTTGCCGAAGTTCCCCACCTTCTCGATTTTTATATCGATGAAGTCCGAGAATCTGAGTTTGAGAAGTTTGAGATAATTCTCCATAAATTCCCATTCAACGTTGAACGGCACGAGAGGTTTGTTCGCCTGATCGGTAAGAAAACGATAATTGTCCGCGAGCATTAAGATCGCGGAATCCGCAAGTTCGGAATTCGTCTGAAGATAAGAATGAATGATGCTCAACGTGTTGAATAAAAAGTGCGGACTCATCCGATCTTGAAGGGTCTTTAAGTTGTTCTCCGCGTGTCTCGCCTTCTCTTCGGTTTCCTTACGTTCCGTGATGTCGTTTCGGATCGCGAGATACTGATACGGCTTACCCTTATCGTCGAGAATCGGAGAAATCGTAGTATCCACCCAATAGAACCTGCCGTCCTTGGCTCTGTTCTTGATTTCCCCTTTCCAGATTTTACCGCCTGAAATCGTTTTCCATAATTCTTTAAAGAATTCTTTGGAATGATAACCGGAGTTTACAATTCTATGATTTTGTCCGAGAAGTTCGTCACGAGAATAACCGCTGATGTTGCAGAAGTTCTGGTTTACGTAGATGATCGTTCCCGCTCGATCCGTAAACGCAACGATCGAAACGGCGTTTAACGCGGTTTGAAAATCGGAAAGTTCCTTGAGCGAGCCTTTCAATTCTCTTTCGATCTCTTTCGTATGAGTGATGTCCACACCAACGAACCATTTTTCCCAACCCGGCAAAGAAAACTCGGAGGACAGATTGGAAAGAAGAATGGTTTTCGTTTTCCCGTCCTTTGCGAGCAGTTCAAGTTCCCAGTTCTTAAAATCCGAATCGAAAATTTCGGAATCCATCTTCAAGGAAGAAGCGTTCGGTTCCTTTAAAAGTTTTGTTTGTAAAAAACCTTCTCGACCGAGAACCTCCGCTTCGGAATATCCGATCACTCGCTCACATTCGTGATTCCAAGAAACAAAACGAAAGGAAGAATCCACCGCCATAAAAAGAATGGGCATGTTCTCGAGGACCTTTCTCATTCGTTCCTCGCTTTCCTGCAAAGAACGTCTCAGAATTTTTTCGGAGATCAGACCGCCGTAATAACGAATCCAATCCTCGGCTTCGGAAGATTCGGTTCGGGTCTTCGGCAAAAATAAAACAAACACGCCTAACGTTCTTTTTTCGAATACGATCGGAAGAAGCGCGAGCTCAAACACTCGATCCTTGAGCATCGAAGGCGCGGATAACTCGGCGGACAAGTCGAGATCCCAAGGAACCCGCTTTTCTGCGGTGGATAGGAATAAAAGTTCGTAAAGTTTGTAAGTTCTTGTGTTTGAAAGAATTCGAGCGGAACGAACCGGCTCGATCGACTCGGAAATAAATTGCGATTCGAGAATCAACGCATCCGAATTCAAGATCCAAACCTGTCCGTACAAGGCGGAAAATTCCCGGGACAACTTTTCCAATATCTTCGAAAGCGAAACGTCGAGAGAAATCGTTTCTCCGTTGAGACCGGATAAGAATTCCAAGATCTCGACTTTCTTGGAAATTCGATTCAATTCTTTTTGGTTTTCGCTCATGGAGCAGGTATGTCCAAATTTTTTCTGGCGTTCAACAACTCGTCTTTGCTTTCTCGCAAAGAATGAAGACGATCTTCTATGATCTTTAAAGAAGAATCGGGATAATTCCTGCCCGCGTCCTTAAAAAATTTGACGCTGTATTCTAGGATCTCGGTCATATCGTTCGATTTTTTGATCTTGGAGTCGAGATAAAATTCCATATCCGGTTTCGCGACCTCTCGTCCTTCCAACAAGGCACCTCGGACCTCGTCCATCTTCTCTTCGTCTTTCATTCGTTTCTCTTCTTGTTCCTTGGTCAACTCCCTTGGAATCAATGAATTGTTCGGGAATCGATCCGCGAGCGGTTTGACTTTTTGAATCACTTCCTTGCGAATTCTTTCCTTTTCCTCGGGTGATAAACTAGAATATCCGCCCGTTGCGACGTTTGTGTTGTCCCCATTCTCGTTCGTTTCCGAATCGGTATCGTTCGAGTTTTCCGGTTCTCCGGACTTTGAAAAATCCAAAAAATTTCCGGATTCAAAGATGGAATCCTCTTCTCTGTCTACCGTGTTTCTGCTAAGACCGCTCGGAAGTTTCTCGTTGTTTTCGGAATCGTTTCCGGAAAAAAAACCTCCGTCCGAAAAAACGAAATAGGACAAAACAATTGATAAAATTATAATACTAGAATATACGATTTTCTTTTTCATTCCGTTTCCGTTTTGCGCCATTCGATCCGTTAAGCGCGATTCTTTTCAATCGTTCGACTGCAAGGGAAGAAAAATCCTGAAATTACTTCCGCCGTTCACTCTGGACTCGAGGGTGATCTCTCCGTTCATTTTATGGAGAATGGTTCTTGAAATCGAAAGTCCCAACCCGGTTCCTCCGATCCTTTTGTTTCGATCGTTCGGAATTCGGAAGAATCGTTCGAATACCTTTTCGATATACTTCGGATCGATTCCCACTCCGGTGTCCTTGAGATTGATCTCCAATTTTCCGGCGCCCGACTCGATCATTTTGATTTCTATCTTTCCCTTTTCCGTATATTTGATCGCGTTGACGAAAAGGTTCGTGATCACCTGGGAAAATTCGAATCGAATCCCCTTCACCTTGAGTTTCTTGATCAAACTCAAGTCCACGTCCAAACCCTTCTCCTTAGCGGAAGGCCCGTTGGAATACACGACCTCTTCGATCACCAACGCTGGATCGAAATTCTCGATCAAACCCGAGTTATCCTCTCCTCTTACCTCTTCGAACTTCAGAAGATTTTCGATCAGATGATTGAGACGTTTGATATTCTTTTCGATCACGTCCAACATTCCGCTCTGATCCTTGTTCAAGGAAGAATTGAGTTCCGTTCTAAGAAGTTCGAAGTAACCCTGTATATTCGTCATCGGAGAACGCAACTCGTGACTGATGTTGGAAATAAATTCGTGCTTTGCCTGTTCGGTTTCCTTCTTTTCCGAATCGTAAAGGATATGGACCTGATAGATTTTTCTCGCCCTTTCAAACAAGGCGGTGATGCTCAACGAGACGGCCATCTCGGATTTGTCCTTCAACCTCATTTTCGCATGATCCACACGAAGCATAGTTTCCGCGGACTTGGTGGGAACGGACCAATCAGTCATCTCGTTCAACGCGGGGAACAGATCCTCCAATCTTAGATTGCTGATATTGTCCTTACTGTATCCCGAAAGACTTCTAAAATTGTAGTTCCCCACGATCAAGGAACCGGAAACCGAATCCAACAAGATCA from Leptospira barantonii includes the following:
- a CDS encoding LytR/AlgR family response regulator transcription factor, whose translation is MANANKEWRTVIVEDEAPTRELLVNFCLSRPELKLCKVAKDGEEALEYLQSETVDLAFFDINLPLLSGLEILERLEISPYVIFITALKDKAIEAFELGAIDYLLKPFSKERFYKAVDRAIQFLEKVEEPTPKNVFNEHGLFILEKENHFLIPYKDINYISSRDNFSLVHTDAREYVTYKSLKSLETKLPPTRFLRIYKQYIINLEKLSHLQSDNMGNYSVYLKDEEETQLPVGRKYISKIKELL
- the speD gene encoding adenosylmethionine decarboxylase, with translation MNALGKHVIAEFYDCDYETINNHELVEDIMLKSVDLSGATTIKSVFHRFSPYGVSGVVVVSESHFAIHTWPEYGYCAVDVFTCGDLIDNQAALDYLKEKFGSKSISVVEMKRGLLNLGVDLHHKPVGN
- a CDS encoding PAS domain S-box protein — protein: MSENQKELNRISKKVEILEFLSGLNGETISLDVSLSKILEKLSREFSALYGQVWILNSDALILESQFISESIEPVRSARILSNTRTYKLYELLFLSTAEKRVPWDLDLSAELSAPSMLKDRVFELALLPIVFEKRTLGVFVLFLPKTRTESSEAEDWIRYYGGLISEKILRRSLQESEERMRKVLENMPILFMAVDSSFRFVSWNHECERVIGYSEAEVLGREGFLQTKLLKEPNASSLKMDSEIFDSDFKNWELELLAKDGKTKTILLSNLSSEFSLPGWEKWFVGVDITHTKEIERELKGSLKELSDFQTALNAVSIVAFTDRAGTIIYVNQNFCNISGYSRDELLGQNHRIVNSGYHSKEFFKELWKTISGGKIWKGEIKNRAKDGRFYWVDTTISPILDDKGKPYQYLAIRNDITERKETEEKARHAENNLKTLQDRMSPHFLFNTLSIIHSYLQTNSELADSAILMLADNYRFLTDQANKPLVPFNVEWEFMENYLKLLKLRFSDFIDIKIEKVGNFGKCQLPPLTLQPIVENSYLHGLRNKKGRGTIHVKAFIEGSKTHILIRDDGVGLKSETIHSRTLANISDRLKFYLYDSEVKMENHPEGGTIVTVTFDKPNNEKLSDLIIDGKRE
- a CDS encoding 1-acyl-sn-glycerol-3-phosphate acyltransferase, translated to MQETSLTSKNSDTTQVVYSTKTYDWLISLVYRTRGILFDSIDEYFSETNHDRILKAHYPTVIIGNHVEEGDVPALAVIHRVIQPKIKFAIPAREDILKKNFLVKEFRPKGTLKLIFGFIDKTNLIPVFLRYIGCFPVKRPFRDNARELLKSGELRNMVDQEWSTLVERVTSGRNLFMFPEGTFNHDGYLNQIKKGVYFIRTKIKDVHFISFTLTYDYISAKKTQLHIAYGENFDISENANSDEVANIVKERLGKNYVATSGNLLSMILMQLGTEASVGKDILFKRLQNFAAEVRKKGKEIHVSGKLFSSHLEDAFQHVLKVGLDNKLLKLDGNGKVLGTDKLLHKEGDTRNLRKKNVFLYHANQLTYHKPELDKILLSLT
- a CDS encoding Crp/Fnr family transcriptional regulator produces the protein MNALKISAAPISENASKDKKEPLRLVNSNFDRKIRTYTKGEILFREMENSSGFYVILTGAVRSYRAVKNSDKQQTFRIHYKGSWVGLRDTFGEGKHLHNAVALEDTEVQFVSESEFRLLLQTDSEFRNLVFDKIACESRDAENKIYSMGTRQVHAQVAEYLLDRMKEEGSEIELTFTREVLASIIGVTTETLVRTLSDLKCRGWIEVDKKKIYVRDEANLVRLLD
- a CDS encoding DUF2505 family protein gives rise to the protein MKYKVVQQFPVPLKDLLKAREDRYKYLDKFPELKNVELLEEKKDGNLVYQKRKVKLAESMPKVLATLLSDPSLLENSTFNLDTNTHEFTLAPPGNENIVKISGVSVYKELGPDQSERSYDVEVKSGVFLMGAAIEAVIEEVHKHSLEKDKNSIAEFLNSYKA
- a CDS encoding dienelactone hydrolase, coding for MSYDIDSIFMKRDDDSTKTLAFRVNQIDITGDLRLPEKTELLVIFVFGERGEKYKDRFVQLRQNLDEHGVATLFISELLTEDEKRISANRFDESLLADRLIATTRQLRILPETKNLKFAYLSLSNVSERVFRAASVLKGEIESLVLIGDGPLPLNVVFSHAPLLNIVGALDFRAIASNQVLLNRIDSPIKRLYSIPGSPGHFDEPQKWEMVSDVVLRWFADPKRRILEFAE
- a CDS encoding LIC_20245 family lipoprotein, whose product is MKKKIVYSSIIILSIVLSYFVFSDGGFFSGNDSENNEKLPSGLSRNTVDREEDSIFESGNFLDFSKSGEPENSNDTDSETNENGDNTNVATGGYSSLSPEEKERIRKEVIQKVKPLADRFPNNSLIPRELTKEQEEKRMKDEEKMDEVRGALLEGREVAKPDMEFYLDSKIKKSNDMTEILEYSVKFFKDAGRNYPDSSLKIIEDRLHSLRESKDELLNARKNLDIPAP
- the alr gene encoding alanine racemase, encoding MKEIASSWVEISKRSLRNNLNHFRSILGSESVLTAILKSNAYGHGLEPMTRLCIEEGVSRIGVNSLEEALQIREIDSKIPILIMGEIQNPQKQKDVLSDQNFWIIFSRPETAKILSSFDPAPKLHLKVDTGMGRLGSHGDALKNTLDELKKEGIKLDGICTHFASTEDVLEHKYSLMQISKFEEAVKLAESFGYKNLIRHTCASASTMLFSNAHYEMVRIGISLYGLWPSMQTRLSLNLNGNKNFQLSPVLSWKTRIAHIQNHPANSYIGYGSTFQTSYPTKVAVVPVGYYEGLDRKLSSNGDMLILGKRARILGRICMNMTMLDVTHIPGAEVGSVVTIVGADGEESVTADDIADRTHTINYEITTRISESIPRIVVD